A genomic stretch from Camelus ferus isolate YT-003-E chromosome 29, BCGSAC_Cfer_1.0, whole genome shotgun sequence includes:
- the PKIA gene encoding cAMP-dependent protein kinase inhibitor alpha — protein sequence MTDVETTYADFIASGRTGRRNAIHDILVSSASGNSNELALKLAGLDINKTEGEEDAQRNSTEQSGEAQGEAAKSES from the exons ATGACTGATGTGGAAACTACATATGCAGATTTTATTGCTTCAGGAAGAACAGGTAGAAGAAATGCAATACATGATATCCTGGTTTCCTCTGCAAGTGGCAACAGCAATGAATTAGCCTTGAAATTAGCAGGTCTTGATATCAACAAGACAG AAGGTGAAGAAGATGCACAGCGGAATTCGACAGAACAAAGTGGGGAAGCCCAGGGAGAAGCAGCGAAGTCTGAAAGCTAA